In Candidatus Omnitrophota bacterium, a single genomic region encodes these proteins:
- a CDS encoding MerR family transcriptional regulator, whose amino-acid sequence MKKRYFIKDLEKILRVNRAAYFYWEKTGKVPKAKRTPMGNYRYWSAENIKKLKKITGGWY is encoded by the coding sequence ATGAAGAAGCGATATTTCATAAAAGACCTGGAGAAGATATTAAGAGTAAACAGGGCAGCTTATTTTTATTGGGAGAAAACTGGCAAGGTTCCGAAGGCCAAGAGAACGCCTATGGGGAATTATCGTTATTGGAGTGCGGAAAATATTAAAAAATTAAAGAAGATAACAGGCGGGTGGTATTAG
- a CDS encoding helix-turn-helix domain-containing protein, which produces MVEKRQLINADELSQMLGIRRDSVYRFVAQRRLPFVKIGRALRFDLDEINKFIKEKSIAAKDFY; this is translated from the coding sequence ATGGTAGAGAAACGCCAACTTATTAATGCTGATGAACTATCGCAAATGCTGGGGATCCGGCGAGATAGTGTGTACCGATTTGTAGCCCAGCGTCGGCTCCCATTTGTAAAAATTGGCCGCGCGCTGAGGTTCGACCTCGATGAGATCAATAAATTTATCAAGGAGAAGTCCATTGCCGCTAAAGATTTCTATTGA